Proteins encoded within one genomic window of Pseudalkalibacillus sp. SCS-8:
- a CDS encoding peroxiredoxin family protein, protein MQRRLKFTVLIGLIMILGALAWVVPSKTEQSKQRVDAINASADAVPVIAQMGKQAPDFKLKDLSGKDVQLSDFKGKTVVLNFWTTWCSYCKKEIPELINFHLLHQKENVVVLAVNLSSEEENVEQVSFFAEEFQIPFTVPLDQEGTVGEAYQVFMIPTTYIIGPDGLIQNKIMGPVKLDQLEQQLKSE, encoded by the coding sequence GTGCAACGTCGGTTGAAATTTACCGTGCTTATCGGACTGATTATGATCCTGGGGGCATTGGCGTGGGTGGTTCCGAGTAAGACCGAGCAATCAAAACAACGAGTGGATGCCATCAACGCGTCTGCTGATGCAGTGCCAGTCATTGCGCAGATGGGGAAGCAGGCCCCTGATTTCAAGCTGAAGGATTTGTCCGGCAAGGATGTCCAATTATCTGACTTCAAGGGGAAGACGGTCGTCTTGAATTTCTGGACTACTTGGTGTTCGTATTGTAAGAAAGAGATTCCTGAGCTGATCAATTTTCATCTTTTGCACCAGAAAGAAAATGTGGTCGTCCTCGCGGTCAATTTAAGTTCGGAAGAGGAAAATGTTGAGCAGGTTTCGTTTTTTGCCGAAGAATTTCAAATCCCGTTTACGGTTCCATTGGATCAGGAAGGAACAGTAGGTGAGGCGTATCAGGTATTCATGATTCCGACTACCTACATCATCGGACCGGATGGCTTGATTCAAAACAAGATTATGGGACCAGTAAAACTCGATCAGCTTGAGCAGCAGCTGAAATCGGAGTAA